The Streptomyces sp. DH-12 genome has a window encoding:
- a CDS encoding ABC transporter permease, which produces MARLTARRALYAVPVLLVVTFGVFAVAAASPFDPVKGYAGTAALGADQETLDRLRENLGVDEPFTARWWDWLTSALGGDLGQSAVMRQPVAEVIGERLVWSTLLCAVAFAGAVLLGTVLGVLAARRPGSLVDRAVTSAAYVLEAAPVFWIALLAVWLFALQLDVLPAGGLTDTGSDRVTFGGLVQHLVLPAGVLAVSQLPWFTLYVRQGVGDALAEDPVRGARARGLSERTVLLGHALRSGLLPVLTLIGSRVPELITGALLVETVFSWPGIASATVEAATAVDFPLLAALTTLATAAVLAGNLLADLLYGLIDPRVKLEEM; this is translated from the coding sequence ATGGCACGGCTCACGGCGCGCCGCGCGCTGTACGCCGTGCCGGTGCTCCTCGTCGTCACGTTCGGCGTGTTCGCCGTCGCCGCCGCCTCCCCCTTCGACCCGGTCAAGGGCTATGCGGGCACCGCCGCCCTCGGCGCCGACCAGGAGACCCTGGACCGGCTGCGGGAGAACCTCGGCGTGGACGAGCCGTTCACCGCACGCTGGTGGGACTGGCTGACCTCCGCCCTCGGCGGCGACCTCGGCCAGTCCGCGGTGATGCGCCAGCCGGTGGCCGAGGTGATCGGCGAACGCCTGGTCTGGTCGACGCTGCTGTGCGCCGTCGCGTTCGCCGGAGCGGTCCTGCTCGGGACGGTGCTCGGCGTGCTCGCCGCCCGCCGCCCCGGCTCCCTCGTCGACCGCGCGGTCACCTCCGCCGCGTACGTCCTGGAGGCCGCGCCCGTCTTCTGGATCGCGCTCCTCGCCGTGTGGCTGTTCGCCCTCCAGCTCGACGTCCTCCCGGCCGGCGGCCTCACCGACACCGGCAGCGACCGGGTCACCTTCGGCGGACTGGTCCAGCACCTGGTGCTGCCCGCCGGCGTCCTCGCCGTCTCCCAGCTGCCCTGGTTCACGCTCTACGTCCGCCAGGGCGTCGGCGACGCCCTCGCGGAGGACCCCGTACGCGGGGCCCGGGCCCGCGGCCTGAGCGAACGCACCGTGCTGCTGGGCCACGCCCTGCGCTCCGGACTGCTGCCGGTGCTCACCCTCATCGGCTCCCGGGTGCCGGAGCTCATCACCGGGGCGCTGCTGGTGGAGACCGTCTTCAGCTGGCCCGGCATCGCCTCCGCCACGGTGGAGGCGGCCACCGCCGTCGACTTCCCGCTGCTGGCCGCGCTGACCACCCTCGCCACCGCCGCCGTCCTCGCCGGCAACCTGCTCGCCGACCTGCTCTACGGGCTGATCGACCCGAGGGTGAAGCTGGAGGAGATGTGA
- a CDS encoding ABC transporter substrate-binding protein yields MTTRRIRGAAAVLATAAVATACSAPGSGTADGTAAAGSVVIGVSTEPDTLSPLLGYGKDGNSKIFDGLLARNADLSLKPALAKALPTITDGGRTYTYTLRAGVKFSDGKPLTARDVVFTYRTVLDDATNNTAKSELAAVKDVRAVGDDTVVFTLHHPYAPFAARTVLPIVPEHVAGKQDPNTGAFNTEPIGTGPYVLVDWRKGEKLTFKANPHYWGGAPKVKKLTMAIVGDDDVRATRLRSGDLDGAVLPPNLAATFKSDDDKKTYRATSYDFRAVTLPSGNPVTGDTAIRRALDLAVDRQAMVDKILDGAGRPAYGPLPLDDPWFAEDVERDQDLAEAGRILDAAGWTKGEDGVRAKDGRPARFTLYYPSGDKVRQDHALAYASDAKKAGIDVKVESATWEVIEPRMHRDAVLAGFGSTGDPDFGLYTLLHSSLAGDGFNNMAHYDNPAVDRALETGRRTQDPEAREAAYDALQRALVKDPGYTFLTHIDHMYVLADRWKGLTTQTEPHEHGFAAGPWWNVEDWQPAA; encoded by the coding sequence ATGACGACCCGACGTATACGGGGAGCCGCCGCCGTGCTGGCGACGGCCGCGGTGGCCACCGCCTGCTCGGCGCCGGGCTCCGGCACCGCGGACGGCACGGCGGCCGCCGGGTCCGTCGTGATCGGCGTCTCCACCGAGCCGGACACCCTCAGCCCGCTGCTCGGCTACGGCAAGGACGGCAACTCCAAGATCTTCGACGGGCTCCTCGCCCGCAACGCCGACCTCAGCCTCAAGCCCGCGCTGGCGAAGGCGCTCCCGACGATCACGGACGGCGGCCGCACCTACACCTACACCCTGCGCGCGGGCGTGAAGTTCAGCGACGGCAAGCCGCTCACCGCGCGCGACGTCGTCTTCACGTACCGCACGGTGCTCGACGACGCCACCAACAACACCGCCAAGAGCGAACTCGCGGCCGTCAAGGACGTCCGGGCGGTGGGCGACGACACGGTCGTCTTCACCCTGCACCACCCCTACGCGCCGTTCGCGGCCCGCACGGTGCTGCCCATCGTCCCCGAGCACGTCGCCGGGAAGCAGGACCCCAACACCGGCGCCTTCAACACCGAGCCGATCGGCACCGGACCGTACGTCCTCGTCGACTGGCGCAAGGGCGAGAAGCTCACCTTCAAGGCCAACCCGCACTACTGGGGCGGCGCCCCGAAGGTGAAGAAGCTCACCATGGCGATCGTCGGCGACGACGACGTCCGCGCCACCCGGCTCCGCTCCGGCGACCTCGACGGCGCGGTCCTCCCGCCCAACCTCGCCGCCACCTTCAAGAGCGACGACGACAAGAAGACGTACCGGGCCACCTCCTACGACTTCCGCGCCGTCACCCTCCCCAGCGGCAACCCCGTCACGGGCGACACCGCGATCCGCCGCGCCCTCGACCTCGCCGTCGACCGGCAGGCCATGGTCGACAAGATCCTCGACGGCGCCGGCCGCCCCGCCTACGGTCCGCTGCCGCTCGACGACCCGTGGTTCGCCGAGGACGTCGAGCGGGACCAGGACCTCGCCGAGGCCGGCCGCATCCTCGACGCCGCCGGCTGGACGAAGGGCGAGGACGGCGTCCGCGCCAAGGACGGCCGCCCCGCCCGCTTCACGCTGTACTACCCCTCCGGCGACAAGGTCCGCCAGGACCACGCCCTCGCCTACGCCTCCGACGCCAAGAAGGCCGGCATCGACGTCAAGGTGGAGAGCGCCACCTGGGAGGTCATCGAGCCCCGCATGCACCGGGACGCCGTCCTCGCCGGCTTCGGCAGCACCGGCGACCCCGACTTCGGGCTCTACACGCTCCTGCACTCCTCCCTCGCCGGGGACGGCTTCAACAACATGGCCCACTACGACAACCCGGCCGTCGACCGGGCCCTCGAGACCGGCCGCCGCACCCAGGACCCCGAGGCCCGCGAGGCCGCCTACGACGCCCTCCAGCGCGCCCTCGTCAAGGACCCCGGCTACACCTTCCTCACCCACATCGACCACATGTACGTGCTCGCCGACCGCTGGAAGGGCCTCACCACCCAGACCGAACCGCACGAGCACGGCTTCGCCGCCGGACCCTGGTGGAACGTCGAGGACTGGCAGCCCGCGGCATGA
- a CDS encoding SGNH/GDSL hydrolase family protein: MSKRSLGTTLATLILGAATVLGLAHPAAAAGHHYVALGDSYSSGVGAGSYTSESGDCKRSTAAYPQLWKNANAPASFKFAACSGATTTSVAGTQLSALSSTTTLVSVTAGGNDVGFADVMQTCVLQSEATCVSRVNTAVSQMRNTLPGKLDSLYSGIRARSPQAHVVVLGYPRFYKLSGSCIAGLSETERSAINNAGDVLNGVIAKRAADAGFTYSSVVDEFTGHELCSGDAWLHSVTFPIGNSYHPKAVGQSGGYLPAFRSAV; this comes from the coding sequence GTGTCAAAGCGTTCACTGGGAACAACGCTCGCCACCCTGATCCTGGGTGCCGCGACCGTCCTCGGCCTGGCACACCCTGCCGCGGCCGCCGGCCACCACTACGTGGCACTCGGCGACTCCTACTCCTCCGGGGTGGGCGCCGGGAGCTACACCTCCGAGAGCGGCGACTGCAAGCGCAGCACCGCCGCCTACCCGCAGCTGTGGAAGAACGCCAACGCCCCCGCGTCCTTCAAGTTCGCCGCCTGTTCGGGCGCGACGACGACGAGCGTGGCCGGCACCCAGCTGAGCGCGCTGTCCTCCACGACCACGCTCGTCAGCGTCACCGCCGGCGGCAACGACGTCGGCTTCGCGGACGTCATGCAGACCTGCGTGCTCCAGAGCGAGGCCACCTGCGTCTCCCGAGTCAATACCGCCGTCTCGCAGATGCGCAACACCCTCCCGGGCAAGCTCGACTCGCTGTACTCCGGCATCCGCGCCCGCTCCCCGCAGGCGCACGTGGTCGTCCTCGGCTACCCGCGCTTCTACAAGCTGTCGGGCAGCTGCATCGCCGGCCTCAGCGAGACCGAGCGCTCCGCGATCAACAACGCCGGCGACGTGCTCAACGGGGTGATCGCGAAGCGCGCGGCCGACGCCGGCTTCACCTACTCCAGCGTGGTCGACGAGTTCACCGGCCACGAGCTCTGCTCGGGCGACGCCTGGCTGCACAGCGTCACCTTCCCGATCGGCAACTCCTACCACCCGAAGGCCGTCGGCCAGTCGGGCGGCTACCTGCCCGCCTTCCGCTCGGCCGTCTGA
- a CDS encoding energy-coupling factor ABC transporter substrate-binding protein, protein MSRDAKINSLLLLLVAGLAVIPLVFGLGDHEEEPFAGADGEAETAVTEIDPDYEPWFSPLYEPPAGETESALSALRAAIGAGVLAYCFGLRRGRRQGEGRALAPPGRNGSGRTTLMRLLGGGLRPGGGESGLAGRAVRHGRKGLTALRTTVQLVVQDPDDQLFAASVGQDVSFGPPNLGPSDAEARARVAEAPEALDIAGPAGRPAHPLSYGRRSRGRSPCGPGC, encoded by the coding sequence ATGAGCCGCGACGCGAAGATCAACTCCCTGCTTCTGCTGCTCGTCGCCGGCCTCGCCGTGATCCCGCTGGTGTTCGGGCTCGGGGACCACGAGGAGGAGCCGTTCGCCGGGGCGGACGGCGAGGCGGAGACCGCGGTCACCGAGATCGACCCCGACTACGAACCGTGGTTCTCCCCGCTGTACGAACCGCCGGCCGGCGAGACCGAGTCGGCGCTGTCCGCCCTCCGGGCCGCGATCGGCGCGGGCGTCCTGGCGTACTGCTTCGGGCTGCGGCGCGGACGCCGGCAGGGCGAGGGGCGGGCACTGGCCCCGCCGGGACGCAACGGCAGCGGCAGGACCACGCTGATGCGGCTGCTGGGCGGCGGACTGCGGCCGGGGGGCGGGGAGTCGGGACTGGCGGGCCGCGCGGTGCGCCACGGCCGGAAGGGGCTGACGGCGCTGCGCACCACCGTGCAGCTGGTGGTGCAGGACCCGGACGACCAGTTGTTCGCCGCGTCCGTGGGGCAGGACGTGTCGTTCGGGCCGCCGAACCTGGGCCCGTCCGACGCGGAGGCGCGGGCGCGGGTGGCGGAGGCGCCGGAGGCGCTGGACATCGCCGGGCCCGCCGGCCGGCCCGCGCATCCGCTGTCGTACGGGCGGCGATCGCGGGGGCGGTCGCCATGCGGCCCCGGGTGCTGA
- a CDS encoding helix-turn-helix domain-containing protein, with protein MSEREIPEQYLEGYAQILAEVAATGRRLTRDELASRRALGEQAAEAGFGLRSLVIAHLAAARGTWPSRGTDAADGALAAVQQVVDAFAEGYERAQRMAVRQEEAARREFIDDLLYGRSDLGRLAERAERFGLRLSHEHAVAVARGPVAYEEGDPVPRQVERALITRFGNRSILLTTKDGRLLCVAPGHQRDVLTHFAKQAHAATDGGQVAIGRPQPGPGGVVQSYEEALNALEIAERLGLDDPVLRAADLLVYPVLARDRQAMADLVHNTLGPLTEARGGAGPLLDTLTAYFDSGCVAAEAARRLSLSVRALTYRLERIHRLTGADPGDPAHRYMLQTAVIGARLLDWPDSAA; from the coding sequence ATGTCGGAACGAGAGATTCCGGAGCAGTATCTGGAGGGGTACGCCCAGATACTGGCCGAGGTCGCGGCCACGGGCAGACGCCTCACCCGCGACGAGCTCGCCTCCCGCCGCGCCCTCGGGGAACAGGCCGCGGAGGCCGGCTTCGGACTGCGCTCCCTCGTCATCGCCCATCTCGCCGCCGCGCGCGGCACGTGGCCGTCCCGCGGCACGGACGCGGCCGACGGCGCGCTCGCGGCCGTGCAGCAGGTGGTGGACGCGTTCGCCGAAGGGTACGAGCGGGCGCAGCGGATGGCGGTCCGTCAGGAGGAGGCGGCCCGCCGGGAGTTCATCGACGACCTGCTCTACGGCCGCAGCGACCTGGGCCGGCTGGCCGAGCGCGCCGAACGGTTCGGGCTGCGGCTGTCCCACGAGCACGCGGTCGCCGTCGCCCGCGGACCCGTCGCCTACGAGGAGGGCGACCCGGTCCCCCGCCAGGTGGAGCGCGCCCTGATCACCCGGTTCGGCAACCGCAGCATCCTGCTCACCACCAAGGACGGGCGGCTGCTGTGCGTCGCGCCCGGGCACCAGCGGGACGTGCTCACCCACTTCGCCAAGCAGGCGCACGCCGCCACCGACGGCGGCCAGGTGGCCATCGGCCGCCCCCAGCCGGGACCGGGCGGAGTGGTGCAGTCGTACGAGGAGGCGCTGAACGCGCTGGAGATCGCCGAGCGGCTCGGCCTGGACGACCCGGTGCTGCGCGCCGCCGACCTGCTGGTCTACCCGGTGCTGGCCCGTGACCGGCAGGCCATGGCCGACCTGGTGCACAACACGCTGGGCCCGCTCACCGAGGCGCGCGGCGGGGCCGGGCCGCTGCTGGACACGCTCACCGCCTACTTCGACTCGGGCTGTGTCGCCGCCGAGGCGGCCCGGCGGCTGTCGCTGAGCGTGCGGGCGCTGACGTACCGGCTGGAGCGGATCCACCGGCTCACCGGCGCCGATCCCGGCGATCCGGCGCACCGGTACATGCTGCAGACGGCGGTCATCGGGGCCCGGCTGCTGGACTGGCCGGACTCGGCGGCCTGA
- a CDS encoding DNA repair ATPase: MTTGTHEPTHDSARPGPAGAAPDASAAGPAVDGGAYQVLRDRLTDRARELARRAEALNRRRAEEFGAPELRLTGAERLRTERTAVPRDIVAVGDVLLLGYETRPRPERDTAVGDVLALHDRGLDRLPDDAVPGLLDDPAFVREFAALHRYYRQARLLRLRRVEGRLLAVFQTGEKAGDIRVLRWSVSEDGRAEFLDARGDRDHARVPPADVEWTPATREDHVLGRHPHVSVRGEVFVDTLGGTLTIKAENDTGTPDGIHSEPVDEPLQSLADADIAHARVGPLILLRILPYKETAPRHLVFHTLTRTVVRLDGIGQGCRRLPEDQGIVFPGGYCLAAGGHKTYDLDTDGMEFEREVRSPYGEDVLYAFHAPARGRALLLSYNQIREAVATPMACHGWALFDDGRLTLLRPEGDEPARVHPVQLWDTPYLSDARAAARPVGEGPLARVGNADLVRGVSDCLSLARAAAETTPTAGIYATLAAACVRALDTHHWLGDPEVGDLRTPLEEVRTTAEQVLAEFETVTDLTRRATEALDEAAGRIASVVRRLRGEQPREAAVWVRGLTELRQAQGHLLTLKEMRYADHGRIDALAAETDDDLASFGQRAVAFLARADAFAAHHAGLERLHADIEAVTTTAQAAPLAARLDELADGLRTVTEVVAGLDIADATVRTGVLERVADALGGVNRARATLDARRRSLLDREARAGLAAELTLLGQTVTGALAAADDPEACDDQLARVLAQLEEVESRFAEFDDVLGELAGRRTEIHDAFAARKQSLTDARARRAGQLASAAGRVLETIVRRSAALPDADAVSTYFASDPLVAKVRRSADDLRALGDRVRAEELDGRLRSAREEAARALRDRTDLYADGGRTLRLGAHRFAVSTHPFDLTVVPHEDGLALALTGTDYRAPVTDPALLAARPLWDRHLPSESPQVSRAEHLAARLLHEHGPDALAGADDLAALVRTAAEEAYDEGYERGVHDHDATALLTALLPLHDGAGTLRHPSAARAHALLFWTHGTTEQERADLTRRARSLARVRDAFGAPPAMDALRGELARAVGEWDPDAPVRPEACAAYLFDELTTGPEGFVISARVRTLLDKFRRTVAPEAYDEDLTALAGLTARRQLVEAWLTAYTQATGEQGDAGDLAEAVAAELCPDVPRHESDAPLTVTVEGLVSTHPRIADRRLTLRLDEFLARTDAFRAREAPAFRAFQRRRAALVTAERARLRLDDHRPRVTASFVRNRLVDEVYLPLVGDSLAKQLGTTGESARTGTGGLLLLLSPPGYGKTTLMEYVAHRLGLVLVRISGPALGHGVTSLDPAQAPNATARQEVEKINFALAAGSNTLLYLDDIQHTSPELLQKFIPLCDATRRVEGVWQGEPRTYDLRGKRFAVCMAGNPYTESGEVFRVPDMLANRADVWNLGDVLTGKEDVFALSFVENALTANPVLAPLAGRDRADLDLLIRLAADDPTARPDRLVHPYAPTELDRVLAVLRHLLTARRTVLAVNAAYIASAARSDDARTEPPFLLQGSYRNMNKIAQRIQPVMNDAELSAVVEDHYTAEAQTLTTGAEANLLKLAELRGTLTREQAARWAEVKAAHVRTLTLGGPGDDALARAVAALALLGDRIAAVESAITRAADPRRLPAGPSRQDGDG, from the coding sequence ATGACCACCGGCACCCACGAGCCCACCCACGACAGCGCCCGCCCCGGTCCGGCCGGCGCCGCCCCGGACGCGTCCGCCGCCGGCCCGGCGGTCGACGGCGGCGCCTACCAGGTGCTGCGCGACCGCCTCACCGACCGCGCCCGCGAACTCGCCCGCCGCGCCGAGGCGCTGAACCGGCGCCGGGCCGAGGAGTTCGGCGCTCCCGAGCTGCGCCTCACCGGCGCCGAGCGGCTGCGCACCGAGCGCACCGCCGTGCCCCGCGACATCGTCGCCGTCGGTGACGTGCTGCTCCTCGGCTACGAGACCCGGCCCCGCCCGGAGCGGGACACCGCCGTCGGCGACGTCCTCGCGCTCCACGACCGCGGCCTCGACCGGCTGCCCGACGACGCCGTGCCCGGCCTGCTCGACGACCCCGCTTTCGTACGGGAGTTCGCGGCCCTGCACCGCTACTACCGGCAGGCCCGCCTGCTGCGGCTGCGCCGCGTCGAGGGCAGGCTGCTCGCCGTCTTCCAGACCGGCGAGAAGGCCGGCGACATCCGCGTCCTGCGGTGGTCGGTGTCCGAGGACGGCCGCGCCGAGTTCCTCGACGCCCGCGGCGACCGCGACCACGCGCGCGTCCCGCCCGCCGACGTCGAGTGGACGCCCGCCACCCGCGAGGACCACGTCCTCGGCCGCCACCCGCACGTCTCCGTGCGGGGCGAGGTGTTCGTCGACACCCTCGGCGGCACCCTCACGATCAAGGCGGAGAACGACACCGGCACCCCCGACGGCATCCACAGCGAGCCCGTCGACGAGCCCCTGCAGTCCCTCGCCGACGCCGACATCGCCCACGCCCGCGTCGGCCCGCTGATCCTGCTGCGGATCCTCCCGTACAAGGAGACCGCCCCCCGCCACCTGGTCTTCCACACCCTCACCCGCACCGTCGTCCGCCTCGACGGCATCGGACAGGGCTGCCGCCGGCTGCCCGAGGACCAGGGCATCGTCTTCCCCGGCGGCTACTGCCTCGCCGCCGGAGGCCACAAGACCTACGACCTCGACACCGACGGCATGGAGTTCGAGCGCGAGGTGCGCTCCCCGTACGGCGAGGACGTGCTCTACGCCTTCCACGCGCCCGCACGCGGACGTGCCCTGCTGCTCTCCTACAACCAGATCCGCGAGGCCGTCGCCACCCCGATGGCCTGCCACGGTTGGGCCCTCTTCGACGACGGTCGCCTCACCCTGCTGCGCCCCGAGGGCGACGAACCCGCCCGCGTGCACCCGGTGCAGCTGTGGGACACGCCGTACCTGTCCGACGCCCGCGCCGCCGCGCGGCCCGTGGGGGAGGGGCCGCTGGCCCGGGTGGGCAACGCCGACCTGGTGCGCGGCGTCTCCGACTGCCTGTCACTGGCCCGCGCCGCCGCCGAGACCACCCCCACCGCCGGGATCTACGCCACCCTGGCCGCCGCCTGCGTGCGCGCCCTGGACACCCACCACTGGCTGGGCGACCCCGAGGTCGGCGACCTGCGCACCCCGCTGGAGGAGGTGCGCACCACCGCCGAGCAGGTGCTCGCCGAGTTCGAGACGGTCACCGACCTCACCCGCCGGGCCACCGAGGCGCTCGACGAGGCGGCCGGGCGGATCGCGTCCGTGGTGCGCCGGCTGCGCGGCGAACAGCCCCGCGAGGCCGCCGTCTGGGTCCGCGGCCTCACCGAACTCCGCCAGGCCCAGGGCCACCTGCTGACCCTGAAGGAGATGCGGTACGCGGACCACGGGCGGATCGACGCGCTGGCCGCCGAGACCGACGACGACCTCGCCTCCTTCGGGCAGCGCGCCGTCGCCTTCCTGGCCCGCGCGGACGCCTTCGCCGCCCACCACGCCGGCCTGGAGCGGCTGCACGCCGACATCGAGGCGGTCACCACCACCGCCCAGGCCGCCCCGCTCGCCGCCCGCCTCGACGAACTCGCGGACGGGCTGCGCACGGTGACCGAGGTGGTCGCCGGGCTCGACATCGCCGACGCCACCGTCCGCACCGGCGTCCTGGAGCGCGTCGCCGACGCCCTCGGCGGCGTCAACCGCGCCCGCGCCACGCTCGACGCCCGCCGCCGGAGCCTCCTCGACCGCGAGGCGCGCGCCGGTCTCGCCGCCGAGCTGACCCTGCTCGGGCAGACCGTCACCGGCGCCCTCGCCGCGGCCGACGACCCCGAGGCCTGCGACGACCAGCTCGCCCGGGTCCTCGCCCAGCTCGAGGAAGTGGAGTCGCGGTTCGCCGAGTTCGACGACGTCCTCGGTGAACTCGCCGGCCGGCGCACCGAGATCCACGACGCGTTCGCCGCCCGCAAGCAGAGCCTCACCGACGCCCGCGCCCGCCGCGCCGGACAGCTCGCCTCCGCCGCCGGACGGGTGCTGGAGACGATCGTCCGCCGCAGCGCCGCGCTCCCCGACGCCGACGCGGTGAGCACCTACTTCGCCTCCGACCCGCTGGTCGCCAAGGTCCGCCGCAGCGCCGACGACCTGCGCGCCCTCGGCGACCGGGTGCGCGCCGAGGAACTCGACGGCAGGCTGCGCTCGGCCCGCGAGGAGGCCGCCCGCGCCCTGCGCGACCGCACCGACCTGTACGCCGACGGCGGCCGCACCCTCCGCCTGGGCGCGCACCGCTTCGCCGTCTCCACCCATCCCTTCGACCTCACCGTCGTCCCGCACGAGGACGGACTCGCCCTCGCCCTCACCGGCACCGACTACCGCGCCCCCGTCACCGACCCCGCCCTGCTCGCCGCCCGCCCGCTGTGGGACCGGCACCTGCCGTCCGAGTCGCCGCAGGTCAGCCGCGCCGAGCACCTCGCCGCCCGGCTGCTGCACGAGCACGGCCCGGACGCGCTCGCCGGCGCCGACGACCTCGCCGCCCTGGTCCGCACGGCCGCCGAGGAGGCGTACGACGAGGGATACGAGCGGGGCGTCCACGACCACGACGCCACCGCGCTCCTCACCGCCCTGCTGCCGCTGCACGACGGCGCCGGCACCCTGCGCCACCCCTCCGCCGCCCGCGCCCACGCCCTGCTGTTCTGGACGCACGGCACCACGGAGCAGGAACGCGCCGACCTCACCCGTCGCGCCCGCTCGCTGGCCCGGGTGCGGGACGCCTTCGGAGCCCCGCCCGCGATGGACGCGCTGCGAGGCGAACTCGCCCGCGCGGTGGGGGAGTGGGACCCGGACGCGCCCGTCCGCCCGGAGGCGTGCGCCGCGTACCTCTTCGACGAACTCACCACCGGGCCCGAGGGGTTCGTGATCAGCGCCCGCGTCCGCACCCTGCTCGACAAGTTCCGCCGCACGGTCGCCCCGGAGGCGTACGACGAGGACCTCACCGCCCTCGCCGGCCTCACCGCGCGCCGTCAGCTCGTCGAGGCGTGGCTGACCGCGTACACGCAGGCGACCGGCGAGCAGGGGGACGCCGGGGACCTCGCGGAGGCCGTGGCCGCCGAGCTGTGCCCGGACGTGCCCCGTCACGAGTCGGACGCGCCCCTCACCGTCACCGTCGAGGGCCTGGTCTCCACCCACCCGCGCATCGCCGACCGCAGGCTCACCCTCCGCCTGGACGAGTTCCTCGCCCGCACCGACGCGTTCCGGGCGCGTGAGGCGCCCGCCTTCCGCGCCTTCCAGCGGCGCCGCGCGGCGCTCGTCACCGCCGAGCGCGCCCGGCTGCGCCTGGACGACCACCGGCCGCGCGTGACGGCGTCGTTCGTGCGCAACCGGCTGGTCGACGAGGTGTACCTGCCGCTGGTCGGCGACAGCCTCGCCAAGCAGCTCGGCACCACGGGCGAGTCGGCCCGCACCGGCACCGGCGGACTGCTGCTGCTCCTGTCCCCGCCCGGCTACGGCAAGACGACCCTCATGGAGTACGTCGCCCACCGCCTCGGCCTGGTCCTGGTGCGGATCAGCGGCCCGGCGCTCGGCCACGGCGTCACCTCGCTCGACCCGGCCCAGGCGCCGAACGCCACCGCCCGCCAGGAGGTCGAGAAGATCAACTTCGCGTTGGCGGCGGGCAGCAACACCCTGCTGTACCTGGACGACATCCAGCACACCTCGCCCGAGCTGCTGCAGAAGTTCATCCCGCTGTGCGACGCCACCCGCCGGGTGGAGGGCGTGTGGCAGGGCGAGCCGCGCACCTACGACCTGCGCGGCAAGCGGTTCGCGGTGTGCATGGCCGGCAACCCCTACACCGAGTCCGGCGAGGTCTTCCGGGTCCCCGACATGCTGGCCAACCGGGCCGACGTGTGGAACCTCGGTGACGTCCTCACCGGCAAGGAGGACGTCTTCGCGCTCAGCTTCGTGGAGAACGCGCTCACCGCGAACCCGGTGCTCGCGCCGCTGGCCGGACGCGACCGCGCCGACCTGGACCTGCTGATCCGGCTCGCCGCGGACGACCCGACGGCCCGCCCGGACCGCCTGGTCCACCCGTACGCGCCGACCGAACTCGACCGCGTGCTCGCGGTGTTGCGCCACCTGCTCACCGCCCGCCGGACGGTCCTCGCGGTCAACGCGGCGTACATCGCGTCCGCGGCCCGCTCCGACGACGCCCGCACCGAGCCGCCGTTCCTGCTCCAGGGCTCCTACCGCAACATGAACAAGATCGCTCAGCGGATCCAGCCCGTCATGAACGACGCCGAACTGTCCGCCGTCGTCGAGGACCACTACACCGCCGAGGCCCAGACCCTCACCACGGGCGCCGAGGCGAACCTGCTGAAGCTCGCCGAACTGCGCGGCACGCTCACGCGTGAACAGGCCGCCCGCTGGGCGGAGGTGAAGGCGGCTCACGTCCGCACCCTCACCCTGGGCGGCCCCGGCGACGACGCCCTCGCCCGCGCGGTGGCCGCCCTCGCCCTGCTCGGCGACCGCATCGCGGCCGTCGAGTCGGCGATCACGCGCGCGGCCGATCCCCGGCGCCTCCCGGCGGGCCCGTCGCGGCAGGACGGCGACGGCTGA